One stretch of Rathayibacter festucae DSM 15932 DNA includes these proteins:
- the secY gene encoding preprotein translocase subunit SecY encodes MFGAVARIFRTPDLRRKIGFTLAIVAIFRLGSFIPAPFVDFEAVQACLAGNQGTSGLYELVNLFSGGALLQLSIFALGIMPYITASIIVQLLRVVIPHFETLYKEGQSGQGRLTQYTRYLTIALGVLQSTTLITVARSGALFGNSGVPECSALIITDEWYSILLMVITMTAGTGIIMWMGELITERGIGNGMSLLIFTSIAAQFPTSLWSIAQSRGFETFLLVLAVGLVLVVAVVFVEQSQRRIPVQYAKRMVGRRTYGGNNTYIPIKVNMAGVVPVIFASSLLYLPALIAQFNQPAAGQEAPFWVTWITNYLTKGDHPLYMALYFLLIVGFTYFYVAITFNPDEVADNMKRYGGFIPGIRAGRPTAEYLNYVLTRVTLPGSVYLGLIALVPLVALALVGANQNFPFGGTSILIIVGVGLETVKQIDSQLQQRHYEGLLR; translated from the coding sequence ATGTTTGGCGCCGTAGCGCGGATCTTCCGCACCCCCGACCTCCGCCGCAAGATCGGCTTCACTCTCGCGATCGTGGCGATCTTCCGGCTGGGATCCTTCATCCCCGCTCCGTTCGTCGACTTCGAGGCCGTCCAGGCCTGCCTCGCCGGCAACCAGGGCACCTCGGGTCTCTACGAGCTCGTGAACCTCTTCAGCGGTGGAGCCCTGCTCCAGCTGTCGATCTTCGCGCTCGGCATCATGCCGTACATCACGGCGTCGATCATCGTGCAGCTCCTGCGCGTGGTCATCCCGCACTTCGAGACCCTCTACAAGGAGGGCCAGTCGGGCCAGGGCCGTCTGACGCAGTACACCCGCTATCTCACGATCGCGCTGGGCGTCCTGCAGTCGACCACCCTCATCACCGTCGCCCGCTCGGGCGCGCTGTTCGGCAACTCCGGTGTCCCGGAGTGCTCGGCGCTCATCATCACCGACGAGTGGTACTCCATCCTGCTCATGGTCATCACCATGACCGCGGGCACCGGCATCATCATGTGGATGGGCGAGCTCATCACCGAGCGCGGCATCGGCAACGGCATGTCGCTCCTGATCTTCACCTCGATCGCCGCCCAATTCCCCACCTCGCTCTGGTCGATCGCGCAGTCGCGCGGCTTCGAGACCTTCCTCCTCGTCCTCGCGGTCGGGCTCGTGCTCGTCGTCGCGGTCGTCTTCGTCGAGCAGTCGCAGCGGCGGATCCCCGTGCAGTACGCCAAGCGGATGGTCGGGCGCAGAACGTACGGCGGCAACAACACGTACATCCCGATCAAGGTCAACATGGCCGGCGTCGTGCCCGTCATCTTCGCCTCGTCGCTGCTGTACCTGCCCGCGCTCATCGCGCAGTTCAACCAGCCCGCGGCCGGCCAGGAGGCGCCGTTCTGGGTGACCTGGATCACGAACTACCTCACCAAGGGCGATCACCCGCTCTACATGGCGCTGTACTTCCTGCTGATCGTCGGCTTCACCTACTTCTACGTCGCGATCACCTTCAACCCGGACGAGGTCGCCGACAACATGAAGCGCTACGGCGGCTTCATCCCCGGCATCCGCGCCGGCCGTCCGACCGCCGAGTACCTGAACTACGTGCTGACCCGGGTGACGCTGCCCGGCTCGGTCTACCTCGGTCTGATCGCGCTCGTGCCCCTCGTGGCACTCGCGCTCGTCGGCGCCAACCAGAACTTCCCGTTCGGCGGCACGTCCATCCTGATCATCGTCGGAGTCGGACTCGAGACGGTGAAGCAGATCGACTCCCAGCTGCAGCAGCGCCACTACGAAGGGCTCCTCCGATGA
- the rplO gene encoding 50S ribosomal protein L15 produces the protein MAEKNQAVAESTTPAQASTKEHVLKVHHLRPAVGAKKAKTRVGRGEGSKGKTAGRGTKGTKARYQVRVGFEGGQMPLHMRTPKLRGFKNPFRVEYQVVNLSALAELYPQGGDVTISDLVAKGAVRKNEKVKVLGDGDIAVTLNVAVDKVSSSAEQKIVAAGGSIK, from the coding sequence ATGGCTGAGAAGAACCAGGCCGTCGCGGAGTCCACGACTCCCGCGCAGGCCTCGACCAAGGAGCACGTGCTCAAGGTCCACCACCTCCGACCCGCAGTGGGCGCCAAGAAGGCGAAGACTCGCGTCGGCCGCGGTGAGGGATCCAAGGGAAAGACCGCCGGTCGCGGCACCAAGGGCACCAAGGCCCGCTACCAGGTGCGCGTCGGCTTCGAGGGTGGGCAGATGCCGTTGCACATGCGCACCCCGAAGCTCCGCGGCTTCAAGAACCCGTTCCGCGTCGAGTACCAGGTCGTGAACCTGTCCGCTCTCGCGGAGCTCTACCCTCAGGGCGGCGACGTCACCATCAGCGACCTGGTCGCGAAGGGTGCCGTCCGCAAGAACGAGAAGGTCAAGGTTCTCGGCGACGGGGACATTGCGGTTACGCTGAACGTCGCGGTCGACAAGGTCTCCAGCTCTGCCGAGCAGAAGATCGTCGCCGCGGGCGGATCCATCAAGTAG
- the rplR gene encoding 50S ribosomal protein L18, with protein MGLGTRGKSKSAARGRRHDRLRKKVVGSAERPRLVVNRSARHVFVQIVDDSLGRTLASASTLEADLRVFDGDKTAKARRVGELLAERAKTAGVEAVVFDRGGNKYAGRVAAIADGAREAGLNL; from the coding sequence ATGGGACTCGGAACCAGAGGAAAGAGCAAGTCCGCTGCGCGCGGTCGTCGTCACGACCGTCTGCGCAAGAAGGTCGTCGGCTCCGCCGAGCGCCCCCGTCTCGTCGTCAACCGATCGGCCCGTCACGTCTTCGTGCAGATCGTCGACGACTCGCTGGGCCGCACCCTCGCGTCCGCGTCGACCCTCGAGGCCGACCTCCGCGTGTTCGACGGTGACAAGACCGCCAAGGCCCGCCGGGTCGGCGAGCTTCTCGCCGAGCGCGCGAAGACCGCAGGAGTCGAGGCGGTCGTCTTCGACCGCGGAGGCAACAAGTACGCCGGTCGCGTCGCCGCGATCGCCGATGGAGCACGAGAGGCAGGGCTCAACCTGTGA
- the rpsE gene encoding 30S ribosomal protein S5 — protein sequence MTAAESKEPEVAAVSEAPVETAASTQPQQEAREPRRGGRDRNQGGRDRGGRDSEKSQFLERVVTINRVSKVVKGGRRFSFTALVVVGDGNGLVGVGYGKAREVPTAISKGVEEAKKNFFRVPRVGSTIPHPVQGEAAAGVVLLRPASSGTGVIAGGPVRAVLECAGIHDVLSKSLGSSNTINIVHATVTALQQLEEPRAVAARRGLDFDQVAPPRLVRAEADALAAASKSKAGA from the coding sequence GTGACCGCCGCAGAGAGCAAGGAACCCGAGGTCGCCGCCGTGTCGGAGGCCCCCGTCGAGACCGCTGCGTCCACGCAGCCCCAGCAGGAGGCTCGCGAGCCCCGTCGTGGCGGCCGTGACCGCAACCAGGGTGGCCGCGACCGCGGTGGCCGCGACTCCGAGAAGAGCCAGTTCCTCGAGCGCGTCGTGACCATCAACCGCGTGTCGAAGGTCGTCAAGGGCGGTCGTCGCTTCAGCTTCACCGCGCTCGTCGTCGTCGGCGACGGCAACGGACTCGTCGGAGTCGGCTACGGCAAGGCCCGCGAGGTCCCCACCGCCATCTCCAAGGGCGTCGAGGAGGCGAAGAAGAACTTCTTCCGCGTCCCGCGCGTCGGCTCGACCATCCCGCACCCCGTCCAGGGTGAGGCCGCTGCCGGAGTCGTGCTCCTGCGCCCCGCGTCGTCGGGTACCGGTGTCATCGCCGGCGGTCCCGTCCGCGCCGTGCTCGAGTGCGCCGGCATCCACGACGTCCTGAGCAAGTCGCTCGGCTCGTCGAACACCATCAACATCGTCCACGCGACGGTGACGGCCCTGCAGCAGCTCGAGGAGCCGCGCGCCGTCGCCGCTCGTCGCGGGCTCGACTTCGACCAGGTCGCGCCGCCCCGGCTCGTCCGTGCCGAGGCCGACGCCCTCGCCGCCGCGTCCAAGTCGAAGGCAGGTGCCTGA
- the rpmD gene encoding 50S ribosomal protein L30: MAQLKVTQIKSKVSEKQYQRDTLRSLGLRKIGQSVVREDNSQNRGYVKTVAHLVKVEEID; this comes from the coding sequence ATGGCCCAGCTCAAGGTGACCCAGATCAAGTCGAAGGTCAGCGAGAAGCAGTACCAGCGCGACACGCTGCGCTCGCTCGGCCTCAGGAAGATCGGTCAGAGCGTCGTCCGCGAGGACAACTCTCAGAACCGCGGATACGTGAAGACCGTCGCCCACCTGGTGAAGGTCGAGGAGATTGACTAA
- a CDS encoding adenylate kinase, whose protein sequence is MTSTPVGFRLLLIGPPGAGKGTQAARLSEVLKVPAISTGDIFRANVANETELGLQAKSYLDAGRYVPDELTNAIVHDRLQEADVSTGFLLDGYPRTTEQVDELDRIVAADGNRLDAVVQLTADPDEVVARLLKRSAEQGRSDDTEEVIRHRLALYEEQTAPLIDIYAARGLVIVVDGLGPVDEVTERIVVALEGHRVGRLVGDSPAA, encoded by the coding sequence ATGACCTCGACCCCGGTCGGCTTCCGTCTGCTGCTGATCGGCCCTCCGGGCGCCGGCAAGGGGACTCAGGCCGCTCGGCTCAGCGAGGTCCTGAAGGTCCCCGCGATCTCGACCGGAGACATCTTCCGCGCCAACGTCGCCAACGAGACCGAGCTCGGCCTGCAGGCCAAGTCCTACCTCGACGCCGGCCGCTACGTGCCCGACGAGCTGACGAACGCCATCGTGCACGACCGGCTGCAGGAGGCCGACGTCTCGACGGGCTTCCTCCTCGACGGCTACCCGCGAACGACGGAGCAGGTCGATGAGCTCGATCGCATCGTCGCGGCCGACGGCAACCGGCTCGACGCGGTCGTGCAGCTCACCGCCGATCCCGACGAGGTCGTGGCGCGTCTGCTCAAGCGCTCCGCGGAGCAGGGTCGCAGTGATGACACCGAGGAGGTCATCCGGCACCGTCTCGCCCTCTACGAGGAGCAGACCGCGCCGCTGATCGACATCTACGCCGCGCGCGGGCTCGTCATCGTCGTCGACGGCCTCGGCCCGGTCGACGAGGTCACCGAGCGCATCGTCGTCGCCCTCGAGGGCCACCGCGTCGGTCGCCTCGTCGGCGACTCGCCGGCCGCCTGA